The nucleotide sequence GTATGACCCGGCGATGCGCGTGGCCAGTGTATTTGGCTCCGGTGGAAATGTGAATGTACTTTCGCACTGGACTTACAGTTATCCCGATCCGATTCGTATCAATGTTGTTGGTGACGAATTGTTTGCCATGGCCCGAGGGTCTCAAAAGCATCAGGATGTGATGAATATGACGCAGATCATCTGGTATCGATCACAGACCGCGCCGATTCCGAAAAAAACGGGTGACGGGCCAGAAGATCTGGCACATTGGGAGGAAGAACAACCAGATGCGGCTTTTATCACGATCTCTCCCATGCATTTGAGAGAAGCGTTCTGGGCTAAAATGTCACGACCCATCAAAGGCATTATGTACCATGGCTGGCAGTCTCTGGTGCCAACCGATGGGGCCGGCGGATATCGCTATACCAATCCTCAAACTCAACACGAATTGACGCGACTGATTCATGAAGTCGTACAGCCTCTGGGACCGGCTCTAAAAACGATGCCGGCAGCAAAGAATGATATTGCCTTCTATGAAAGTTTTGCCTCACAGGTTTTTGCCAGACGCGGAACTTATGGCTGGAACGGTTACTGGCTGGGAGACGCGCATCAGATGCTGCAGTGGGCCGGTTTACAGACGGATGTTGTGTTTGACGAAACAATCAATCAGACTGGACTGGATCAGTACAAGGTACTGGTGATGATGGATTGTGATGTGATTACAGAATCGATTCAGCAGGCAATTCAAGATTTTCAGACGCGGGGCGGGATCGTGATTGCCGACGAACGGGTTTCTCCTGCTGTCAAACCAGACATTCGAATTTCATCCTACACGCGATCCGGTAAAGCAGATCTTGATAAACAGGAGTTACAGAAAAAGGCTGCAGAACTGCGACAGGCACTGACTGGAAAGTACTCTCGTTATGTCGATTCTTCTAATCTGAATGTGGTTCCCTATTGTCGTCGTGCCTCTCATGCGGACTACATTTTTGTCGTGAATGACAATCGCGAATTCGGCGATTATGTCGGTCACCATGGTCGTGTGATGGAAATCGGACTCCCTGCAGAATCAACTTTATCTGTGAATCGCCAGGATGGCTTTTTTTATGATCTGGTTCAGCATCAGCAGGTCAATATGGAATTGTCGAATCAGCAGCAGACATCAAATGTGAAACTGGGACCCGGTGCAGGCGGGATTTATCTCCGCACAGATCAGCCGATCAAACGGGTGGCTGTTGACGTCCCCTCGGCATTGAAACGCGGGGAAGCCGGAACAGTTACGATTCAAGTTCTTGATGAGCAGGGGGCCCCGGTCGCTGCTGTCATACCTGTGGAAGTATCGATTGAAGATGCGGAAGGACGTGTGGCGGAAATGTCCGGATATCGTGCTCTTCAGGATGGCGAACAGAAATTCCAGGTACAGATTGCACCTAATGATAAAGCAGGAGTCTGGATCGTGCGGGTGAAAGAACTTGCTTCGGGCAAAAGTACCACATCCTGGTTTCGAGTTGCCGATGATAACAGCGCAGTGAAACCGCATGGTCAGAATATTAAGGGCTTTAATCCTGAACAGCCCGCCGGCTAGACTGTGTCCAGTTTAACTGTAGCGTCTCCGGGGCCATTCGGACCGAGTATATTAGATTGAGAGACACTATGGTTAAATGTGATACCCTCCAGGGAAAGTAACACTTTCGTCTGGAGCTGTCAGCGTTTGACTCAGCCTGACTGCCTGCTGCGCAACTGCTGTCTCGCGGATCGGATTCTGTCTCGATGACGAACTTCACGAAACATTAATTTATGGGATTTTCTATCTGAAAGGAGCGTTTGAAGCCACCTCTTTTTTCCAAGCCTTTCTTATCCAAAATAATTTCTTCATTTGTTCACAGCTTCTTAATAATTCACGCTTAAGATACATCTCATGCGAGATTGCTGTTTATTCAAGATCAGCAATCTCTTTGTCTGAATTCCGCAAAGCTCAGACTGGAAGCCAGAATCGTTACTCTAGAGCGCATCACATATAACCATAGCGTCTGTCAATCTAACATACCGGATCCAAATGAGCTTGGAGTCGCCAGGGTAATACAGGACAGAGAGTTAACTGTTATTAGAATATCTATGAGATGTACTCAAATCATTATTCATTCCAAATCGGTTCTTTGAACCTGGCATGATTTCAGGGCAATTATAAGTATCTCTCAAATGACTGAATCCGCACTTTTGTCTCAGGTGGCTGTTGAACAACCTGACTCTGCAGTGCGCAGCTTTCGCCAGTCGCTTCAGGCAGCCTGGCTCGTTGATCCCCGATACGATTTGCTCTTCCTGGCGAACCTGGGATGGCCATTACTGGTATTACTTCAGTGGTGGGGAGGCTTGGAGATTCAGAGTGGCATCAGTTTCTGGCAGGTCTATTTTATTACAACACCGCATCGCTGGATCACACCCGCATTGTTGTTTTTAGAGCGGGACCGTCTGCAGGCCAACAAGACGAAGTACATTCTGATTACGGTCTGTCTGTTGACGATTCCAATAGCGGTCAAGATTTCCACGGGGGCGCTCACCTGCCTGCTCACAATCGATTACATCTGGAATGCCTGGCATTTTGCTGCTCAACATCACGGCATCTATAGTATTTATGGTCGTAAATCAGGGGGACTTTCCCCCGGACGATTGCGGATTGATAAATGGCTGATGCGGGGCTTTCTGTTGTATGTAACGTTTCGAATTGCGAGCTGGGCTTCTGTGGGAACTGCTGCCAGCCAGGGGTGGGGAACTCTGGATTATGTCTTTGCTGTGATTCCAGTCTCCATGATTCTTAGGGAACTCTGGCAGCTGAGAGCGGAAACAGTGGGCCGATGTCTCTACTTTACCAGTGTGATGACATTGTATCTGGCAATGCTGGGGGCAGTGGCTGCTCAAAACCCGATGATGCTGCTGGTCCTGACGACGGCGTCCGCTTTGTTTCATTCCATTGAATATCTGGCAATCGTCAACTGGTCCGTCGACCGGACACGGAAATCCGGTCAATCGACGACACAACTGTTTAAAAAACTGATGCCTCGCTGGGGACTGATTCTGGCTGTGTTTGTCGTGATCCTGGGCATGGGAGCCTGGTTGATGGAATCTCATCTGCTGGAACTCTGGCTCACGGCCAATCTGATCATGGCGTTTCTGCATTATGCCTATGATGGCTTCCTCTGGAAATCAAGGAGGCCTGCGCGCGCATGAAACGTCAGAAAGGTTCTCTCGATACAACAATAGCTGCCGACGTCGAAATTAAAGGTACAGTGAATGTGACATCTGATAGCAGCCCGATAATTCTGCTGGCGATTATTCTAGCTTGTCTGACTGGCTGGTGGGTTTCCACAGTCCGTGACGCGGAAAGTCTGAGTCTGCCTTATCTGCGTGTCGATATTGCAATTGTCTGTTTCGTCTGCATGTTGCCACTGGTCATTCTGAGTTCTGACTGGCTGTTCCGTGTTTTCAGTCATCACAGTCCGCCTCTGTTTAAACTGGTTCAGATTATATTTTATACTGGCGCGGCAGGAATTCTGATCATGGCTTTGACCAGCAGTCATCCGAATGGCACGCTGAGCAGATACGATGCCTGGGAGTCCATGATTCTGCGACCTGTCCTGGCCTTCTGGCTGATGATGACTCTGTGTCTGATCGAAGGGCAAATCTCAAAAAGAGGAAAAACCTCTGAATCGAATTCTAAGCAGGGATTCCTGATCTGGGGGCTGGCTTTGATGACAGCGGTCCTGGTTCCAGCGATCTATATTCAATCACGGGTGAATGAAATCGTGACAACTGTTGAGGAATCACTGGGCAGTGGTCGCCTGGGGGATGCGCGACGTTTGACTCGCGAGGTCTGTGTACTGGCACCCTGGCAGAAAATTGGTGATCTACCCGCAGGTGATCTGGCTCGCGACCTGGATCGCAGCTGTTATGAAATCGAACGCAACCTCGGGTTTATGCAGCTTGAGCCCGTAGGTAGTGAAGAAGCCGCCTATCAACAGGCACGGCTATTGACCATTCTGGGAAAAGGCGAAGCAGCAATCCGACTGCTGGCTCCCTGGAAAGATCAGAAAACCGTGAGCCCACTCACCTGTCAGTTGCTGGGGAATATCTATCAGCAGCAGGAGCAGTGGGGAGAAAGTGAGCGGTGGTACCAGAAGTCCCTGAATGCCTGGAAACGATTGCCGCATTCAGAACAGCAACAGGCGGGGATTGTCTCTGCCTGGAAAGGGATTGCATTTGCTGAAAGGAAACGAGGGAACTATGAAGAAGCAGAAAGTGCGTATTTATCGGCGTTGTCACTGGCACCCACGGCTGACCAGCATTATTTGCTCGCGCAGTTTTATGAAGATACTCAACAGACAAGCAAGGCACGGGAACACGCTCTCCAGGCGATGGCATTGAATGCTGATCGCTATGGAAAATCCGGTCAAAAACTAATCACTTCATTACAGCAGCAGCACTTTGGTTGCCTGAATGTCTGGCGAGGAAACAGTCTCTGATTCAGGCCAGGCGAGGGGCCACTCGGGTCCTGCCTTTCTGTATTGTTCTGCAATTTCGGGGAGCATTGTCAGCCGATGATATCCCGGCGATGTGAAACATAGTCCCAGACGACGTAGCGGTCCAGATCGCGGCCGGCAGTGAAGAAGACGCGACCCTGCGTCGCTTCTGCCAAACGATGGGCAAACTGAATATCTTCACTGGATTGAGACCAGCTGGGAATCAGAAAGATGTTAATCGTGATGCCTTCGCGTTTGCATAAATGGGCTTCCCGCATCGTGGCAGCTTCGGTCTGTGGATCCGGCGGATAGAGCAGGTACAGTTGCTCGCCTTCAAAATGCGCAGTAGGTAGACCGTCAGTAATCAGAATGATCTGGCGGTTGGGTGTATCCTGAAGAGCGAGAAAATGTCTTGAGAGCTGCAGGGCATGTTGTATGTTCGTGAAGTGCGGTGGCACAATCTGCTCGCTGATATTTTCATCGCTCATGTCGACTTTCAGACGTACGACCGGATCAAATATGGTGACCGGTTTGGGCATCAACTCGACAATTTCTGCCGCCGTTCGCGGTTTGGCGAAGGTATACATCTCGATGAATTGCAGATAGTCGCCGGGGTATTCGCCTCGAATCAATGCTTCGAGCGCGAGGCCCATCTGCTTGACATTGACGTACTGACCTTCGTATCGCATCGACCCGCTCATGTCCATCAGCACGGTGGTGGCACATTTTGGTGTGTTACGGGTTTTATGAATCACGAGGTCATCAGATTTCAAGCGAATAGGTAAGCCGGGACCATCGCGGAGAATCGCATTCGTGAAGGACTGGGTGATGTCCATGTTCGAAACGGAATCTCCGAACTCATATGGTTTGGTGGTGGGAAGTTCTACCGCTCCTTCGCCAACAACCGGGCCTGTGTGTCGTCCGGTACGTGATGCCTGCAGGTCACTGAAGATCTTTTCCAGAATGCGACTCTGAAACAGACGGTATGCTTTGGGAGTCAGGCGAAACTGACCTTTAGAAAATTCGAGTCCCTGTTGATCGGCCATTTCCCGCATCAGGTCGCGGACCTGTTTCTGCAGAGCATTCAGCGTTTCCATGTCCCCGGGTTGTGTGAATTCGGACAGGGCTTCCATATCGATGATGGCGATCTGTGCGGTTTCGCGGGCTTCTTCGAGTTGCTTGAGCAGTTCGTCTATCTTCTCAAGCTCAGCTTTGATTTCCAGGGCTTCCGGAATCGTCATCGACGTTTGCCCGGTGAAGTAGTATTTGGATGCCAGCTCATCGATTTCGTATTTGTCGCCCAGGCGATCAACCAGTTGAACCAGGCCGCGGGCAAACGGACTGCTGTCATCTTCTGTTTTGTACCAGATCCGTTCCAGATCGTAGATCTGTTCTTCGCGGACCGCCTGTTGAAAGAAGTCCTTTAATCGACGTGGGGGCTGCATCTGTTTGGCATAATCACGATAAGAACGTCGGGCTTTTTTGCGGACGCTGTCAGTCTCATACGTTTCCAAGATTTTGCGTTTGCGCTCTTCCAACATGGCAACGAGCGCATCCAGGCTGGGTCCCAGACCTGCGATCTGGCTGGGATCCAGTTTGATGGCCCGTGCCAGTTCTTCCTCCGTCAATTCCCGCATGGAACCATAATACATCATGTGATTCAAAGCGGGAGATACCAGGTCGGGAGGGGGTTGCATCGGGTCGGGAATGCGTTTCGGGTCGTACTTCTGGTACGTATGGATAATCCCGCCGGTCAGTCGTTTATCAGACATAGTCGTATCTCAATCTCTCTTGGGAGAGTTGTCGTAGAAGTCGAGTGTGACGTTTATGTTTCATAGACAATGCGTCCATGATCCTGGGAACGCGAAATTTTACTATTGGCATACAGTCCCGCTAATACGAATTCGATGCAGGAGGCCCGGATGGATTCGTCACCCGAAGCATTGACTTCGAATGCTTTGTCCCAGACAGGGGGAACCCGTTTCAGTCGTTCTGCGTACTGGGAGGAGGGGAGCATGTCACCGACTTCAATTTTGATGCCCTGGGCAAAAATTTCGCCGATCTCTGCCAAGCCATGTTCGACGATGTATTCCTGGAAGACATCCTGAATTGCTTTGGCGATGATGGCATCAAGAACCTGACGTTCGGACATCTGGTTGGCGCCCATCAGATCGAGTTCCAGTTTTCCCAATGAAGAAGAATAGAGGTGTCCCAGGTCGCTGATGCGGGGGACCGCCGGTTTTTCATTGAGCACGGCACCTCGTCTGCGGGCGGCAGCAACCATCATTCGATAATTGGCAATACTGAAGCGGGCACTCACACCCGAGTCGTGATCAACGTATTTCGATGCCCGGGCGGCGACGGTAATCTGCTCGATAATTTCCCGCATGAAATAGGGAACCACGACGGGGACTTGGCCTTCCAGTTCCACGCTGGCTTCCTGCTCCATAATTTCAATTCCCAGGCTGCGATCACGGGGATAGTGAGTATGGATGACCGAGCCGATCCGGTCTTTCAACTGCGGGATGACTTTTCCACTACGGTTGAATGTTGATGGATTGGATGAAAACAGAATCAGCATGTCGAGGTCGAAGCGGATGGGGTAGCCGCGAATCTGCACGTCCCGTTCTTCCAGAATATTAAACAGACCCACCTGTACGAGTTCATCCAGTTCGGGAAGTTCGTTCATGGCAAAGATGCCGCGATGCATGCGGGGAATCAGGCCGAAGTGCAGCGCACTTTCTGCAGACATACTTTCGCCGTGCGCCAGTTTGGCCGGGTCGATTTCACCAATCACATCGGCGAATTTCGTACCTGGAGCGAGACGCTCTGCGTAGCGGTCTTCTCGAGACCACCAGGCGATGGGGACCTCGTGTTCAGGGGTATTCGCGATACACTTTTTCCCGATACTGGTGATCGGCTGATAGGGGTCGTCGTGGACCGGTGATTCCGGGATGTCCAGGTAGGGGATCTCCGGATCAAGAAATCGGATCAGTAATCGCATGATACGACTTTTCGCCTGCCCTTTTTCTCCCAGGAACAGCATGTCATGTTCTGACAGGAGTGCCAGGACAATATCGGGAATTACAGTATCATCATAGCCGACAATTCCGGGAAACAGTTCATCGCCGGTCTGCAGGGCCTGCATGAGATTATCATAAATTTCTCGTTTTACTGTTTTACTCTTCCAGCCGCTTTCTCGGAGTTCCGCCAGATTGGTGGGACGATTCATAAAGTTATCTCATTCCAGTTTGGATTAGTATTGTCAAGTAGATAATGAGCTGGGCAGGTGTGATCGGATACCTGCAGTCTTCACTTAATCATAGACAAAACAGGAGTCTCGACTATAGTGCAGTTGTTCATGATTGCCCGGAATCAGAAAAAAAGTATCGATGAATCAATTCGACACTTATGAATTTCTTCTGTCTGACCCGTACGGTTTGACCAGGATTGGTCTGCCCGCTTTACCTTGGATACATACTTTCGGTAAGATGAAGGACTTGATAATTTAATTTCAACAGATGAAGGACACTGCGATTTACTGTCAGATGCTGCTTAACGGAGGAGAGTTCAAGGGCAAACGTTATTTAAGCGAAAACGAGTTTAAAGCATCGACAACGCGACAGACGCCTGAAGCAGTTAAGCAAAGCTACGGACTGGGGCTGGCAGTCGGACCAGACTGGTTTGGACATGGTGGTGCGCACGCCACGAATATGGAAATTCGACCTGCAGACGGGCTCGTTACCATCTGGATGGTGCAGCATGGTGGATTTCCCGGAAAAGGAAAAGAAGCTCAGCGTGCCTTCAAAAACTGGGCACGCCAGAAATATGGAAAGTGAGTCGCGGGTGAGTATCTATCAACGTTTTGGTGTGGAGTCGATTATTAACGCCTGTGGCAGCGTGACTCGACTGGGTGGCGCACCGATGCCTGAAGAAGTGCTGGAGGCATTTCGACAGGCGTCTGAAGTCTCTGTTTCGCTAGAGCAGTTGCAGGCTGCAGCTTCACGTAAGATTGCCGAGCATACCGGTACGGAGGCCGGTCTGGTGACCTCCGGTGCTGCGGGAGCGCTGACACTGGGAGCGGCTGCGGTACTGGCACGGCATGATTTGAGGCGGATGGAACAACTGCCTCACTGTGACGGTTTTCCGCATGAGTTTATTATTGCGCGGGAACAGCGGAGCGGGTATGACCATGCAGTCAGGGCATCCGGGGCACGGCTGGTAGAAGTCGGTTTTAATGAAATTGTTTCGAATGCCGGAGTTCGACGCACGGAACCCTGGGAATATGCTGCTGCCATCAATGAGCAAACTGCGGGGATTGTCTATGTCCATGCAGCAAATTCACAGCCGGCGTTGAGTGAAGTTATCAAAGTCGCCCGGCAGCGGGGGATTCCGGTTCTCGTTGATGCAGCAGGAGAAGTGCCGCCACGCTCCAATCTGAAAGCAATTGCCGCTACGGGAGCCGACCTGATTGCCTTCAGTGGTGGAAAAGCAATTCGCGGTCCGCAGTCGACAGGTCTGTTATGTGGAAAGCGGGAATTGATTTCTTCTGCAGCTTTGCAACTGCTTGATATGGACGATCACGGGCAGTTGTGGGATCCTCCGGCCGACCTGATTGATCTGACAATGTTCGATGGTATTCCCCGGCACGGGATTGGACGCGCTCTGAAAGTTTCGAAAGAAGAGATTATTGCGTTGCTGACCGCATTAGAACTGTTTTCTTCCGGTGCCTACGATGCGCAGAACCAGGAGTACCGCCGTTGGCTGG is from Gimesia maris and encodes:
- a CDS encoding serine hydrolase; the encoded protein is MKDTAIYCQMLLNGGEFKGKRYLSENEFKASTTRQTPEAVKQSYGLGLAVGPDWFGHGGAHATNMEIRPADGLVTIWMVQHGGFPGKGKEAQRAFKNWARQKYGK
- a CDS encoding aminotransferase class V-fold PLP-dependent enzyme; this translates as MPSKTGHARNMESESRVSIYQRFGVESIINACGSVTRLGGAPMPEEVLEAFRQASEVSVSLEQLQAAASRKIAEHTGTEAGLVTSGAAGALTLGAAAVLARHDLRRMEQLPHCDGFPHEFIIAREQRSGYDHAVRASGARLVEVGFNEIVSNAGVRRTEPWEYAAAINEQTAGIVYVHAANSQPALSEVIKVARQRGIPVLVDAAGEVPPRSNLKAIAATGADLIAFSGGKAIRGPQSTGLLCGKRELISSAALQLLDMDDHGQLWDPPADLIDLTMFDGIPRHGIGRALKVSKEEIIALLTALELFSSGAYDAQNQEYRRWLEQIAGELEQANVNAAWSLVIPECSERWPLLEIQIEEDKVGTAFDVCRKLREGTPVVYVGHARLHEGLLSVNPLCLRSDQVSLLAQRLCELLK
- a CDS encoding tetratricopeptide repeat protein translates to MKRQKGSLDTTIAADVEIKGTVNVTSDSSPIILLAIILACLTGWWVSTVRDAESLSLPYLRVDIAIVCFVCMLPLVILSSDWLFRVFSHHSPPLFKLVQIIFYTGAAGILIMALTSSHPNGTLSRYDAWESMILRPVLAFWLMMTLCLIEGQISKRGKTSESNSKQGFLIWGLALMTAVLVPAIYIQSRVNEIVTTVEESLGSGRLGDARRLTREVCVLAPWQKIGDLPAGDLARDLDRSCYEIERNLGFMQLEPVGSEEAAYQQARLLTILGKGEAAIRLLAPWKDQKTVSPLTCQLLGNIYQQQEQWGESERWYQKSLNAWKRLPHSEQQQAGIVSAWKGIAFAERKRGNYEEAESAYLSALSLAPTADQHYLLAQFYEDTQQTSKAREHALQAMALNADRYGKSGQKLITSLQQQHFGCLNVWRGNSL